One genomic window of Tatumella citrea includes the following:
- the mdlD gene encoding NAD(P)-dependent benzaldehyde dehydrogenase MdlD, whose amino-acid sequence MMSTEQTINDIFAAQKQWFQAGNTRDITVRMAALRKLRQVILDNKPAIYAALESDLGKTPEIVDLAEIGAVVEEIDSMLAGLPEWSKDQVFPLEGTLAGSQGRIRAEPYGVSYVIGPFNYPFNLTLTPLAGIIAAGNTAILKPSEATPATSAVIRQVIEQAFPAQYVAVVEGARQENEWLLAKPFDFIFFTGSPGVGKVVMKAAAEQLAPVVLELGGKCPVVVMEDADIPQLVERICFAKYLNSGQTCVAPDYLLVPESLQTEVTRQLKQALDNMQGQNIGKVVSERQIDKLAGYLSRTGGQVISGGSFDKATRQFAPTVVSHVGWEDALMQEEIFGPILPVLSYRDLNECRENIVRYHDKPLALYVFSCDTTRALEFISTVQSGDAQINDALSHVLSTQLPFGGIGPSGMGKYHGKASFDTCSHQRSVRTVTLS is encoded by the coding sequence ATGATGAGTACAGAACAGACGATTAATGATATTTTTGCGGCCCAGAAGCAATGGTTTCAGGCAGGTAACACCCGTGATATTACGGTGCGGATGGCGGCACTGCGTAAATTACGCCAGGTGATTCTGGATAACAAACCGGCAATTTATGCGGCACTGGAAAGTGATCTGGGTAAAACCCCGGAAATTGTCGATCTGGCTGAAATCGGCGCTGTGGTTGAAGAAATAGACAGTATGCTGGCAGGTCTTCCGGAATGGTCTAAGGACCAGGTGTTTCCGTTAGAAGGAACCCTGGCAGGTTCACAAGGGCGTATCCGTGCTGAACCCTATGGTGTCAGCTATGTTATCGGTCCGTTTAATTATCCGTTTAACCTGACGCTGACCCCTCTGGCAGGCATTATCGCAGCCGGTAACACGGCTATTCTGAAGCCCTCAGAAGCAACTCCTGCCACCTCCGCGGTGATTCGTCAGGTCATTGAACAGGCATTTCCTGCACAGTACGTGGCCGTTGTGGAAGGGGCCAGGCAGGAAAATGAGTGGCTGCTGGCGAAACCATTCGATTTTATCTTCTTTACCGGCAGCCCGGGGGTAGGGAAAGTGGTGATGAAAGCCGCGGCAGAGCAACTGGCTCCGGTAGTACTGGAGTTGGGAGGTAAATGCCCGGTGGTCGTGATGGAAGATGCGGATATTCCACAACTGGTAGAACGGATTTGTTTCGCCAAATACCTTAACAGCGGCCAGACCTGTGTGGCTCCGGATTATCTGCTGGTTCCTGAGTCACTACAAACTGAGGTTACCCGTCAGCTTAAACAAGCCCTGGATAATATGCAGGGGCAAAATATTGGCAAAGTGGTCAGTGAAAGGCAGATTGATAAACTGGCGGGTTACTTATCACGGACCGGTGGTCAGGTGATCAGTGGTGGCAGTTTTGATAAGGCAACCCGCCAGTTTGCGCCAACGGTGGTCAGCCATGTCGGCTGGGAGGATGCACTAATGCAGGAGGAAATCTTCGGACCAATCCTGCCGGTACTCAGCTACCGTGATCTGAATGAATGCCGGGAAAACATTGTGCGTTATCATGACAAACCACTGGCACTGTATGTATTCAGCTGTGACACCACACGGGCGCTGGAATTTATCAGTACTGTTCAGTCAGGTGATGCACAGATTAATGATGCACTGTCCCATGTCTTATCAACGCAATTACCGTTTGGCGGTATCGGTCCTTCAGGAATGGGCAAATACCACGGAAAAGCCAGTTTCGATACCTGTTCACACCAGCGTTCTGTCAGGACGGTGACCCTGAGTTAA
- a CDS encoding transporter, producing MKNKVWCAALGISCLYSAAGYAVDVNSGDYDALPAGSNIAALYLQYSESNDYYQQHQRQDGYARTEMSILRLIHYTTIGGMVVDPQILLPFGSVSNASVGGQSLGSTTGFSDPIIGATFWVVNQPQVGYVGRYVGITPLVTLPWGKYDRNKSLNIGENRYKFDLQLGWVEPIYRQLSLEMFQDSVFYGHNTSAGDGSQTLKQHAGYQWQTNLRYDFNHQQKVALGYSVTAGGRQYLDGEYNGTKTSAQQMRLEYQQLFGGHFQVSTQLVRDFDVSSGYKKDTGVNLRLLYVF from the coding sequence ATGAAAAATAAAGTCTGGTGCGCTGCTCTGGGAATTAGTTGTTTATACAGTGCCGCGGGATATGCCGTTGATGTTAACAGCGGTGATTATGATGCCTTACCGGCAGGCAGTAATATTGCAGCCCTGTATCTGCAATACAGTGAATCCAACGATTACTACCAGCAACATCAGCGTCAGGACGGTTATGCCCGTACCGAAATGTCGATTTTGCGTTTGATTCATTACACCACGATCGGCGGCATGGTGGTTGACCCGCAGATATTATTGCCGTTTGGTTCGGTCAGTAATGCCAGCGTGGGTGGACAGTCTCTGGGGAGTACCACCGGTTTCAGCGACCCGATTATCGGAGCCACATTTTGGGTGGTCAATCAGCCGCAGGTGGGTTATGTGGGGCGCTATGTCGGGATAACCCCGTTAGTCACGCTGCCCTGGGGAAAATATGATCGTAATAAGTCACTAAACATTGGTGAGAATCGCTATAAGTTTGATTTACAGCTGGGTTGGGTTGAACCGATATACCGGCAACTTAGCCTGGAAATGTTTCAGGATTCGGTATTTTACGGACACAACACCTCGGCCGGTGATGGCAGCCAGACGCTGAAACAACATGCCGGTTATCAGTGGCAGACTAATCTGCGTTACGACTTCAATCATCAACAGAAAGTCGCACTGGGTTATTCGGTTACCGCTGGCGGCCGGCAGTACCTGGACGGAGAGTACAACGGTACCAAAACGTCAGCACAACAAATGCGACTGGAGTATCAGCAACTGTTTGGTGGCCATTTTCAGGTCAGTACACAGTTGGTCCGTGATTTCGATGTCAGTAGTGGCTACAAAAAAGATACCGGCGTTAACCTCAGATTACTCTATGTATTCTGA
- a CDS encoding ABC transporter substrate-binding protein: MKLFICALLFCSATVQATQLTIGDQKGNARAVMEAAGEISHLSYTVKWVEFPNAAPLLESLNSGHLDAGMVGDGPLAFAVAAGASVKAVQASQYLGNGIIVKQNSPIHNIHQLQGKTVATVKGSAGQNLVLSALAKAGMPANSVRFVFLSPADASPALDNGSVDAVASWEPYVSFGLYQSGDRLLVDGKNFPVSNYLVATDQAIADKHDELQDFSQRLSRARIWGLQHPEAYSQTISRILGIPENVALSKVKREDNSPVSNFNLLIARQQAAIDTFTQSGLIKPGLKARSLLSAGFFTASKGLQP, translated from the coding sequence ATGAAATTATTTATCTGTGCATTGTTGTTTTGCAGCGCAACAGTTCAGGCCACACAACTGACTATCGGTGATCAGAAAGGCAATGCCAGGGCCGTGATGGAAGCTGCCGGTGAAATCAGTCATCTGTCATATACGGTGAAATGGGTCGAGTTTCCCAATGCAGCCCCACTACTGGAATCACTGAATTCCGGTCATCTGGATGCAGGTATGGTAGGTGATGGCCCGCTGGCATTTGCCGTCGCGGCGGGAGCCTCGGTTAAAGCTGTGCAGGCATCTCAATACCTGGGTAACGGAATTATCGTTAAACAGAACAGCCCGATACATAACATCCATCAGCTTCAGGGTAAGACAGTCGCTACGGTGAAAGGCTCTGCGGGGCAAAATCTGGTGCTCTCGGCGCTGGCCAAAGCTGGTATGCCTGCGAACAGTGTCCGGTTTGTCTTCCTTTCCCCGGCAGATGCCTCACCGGCGCTGGATAATGGTTCAGTGGATGCCGTTGCCAGTTGGGAACCTTATGTTTCATTCGGTTTATACCAGTCTGGCGACCGTCTTCTGGTAGACGGCAAAAACTTCCCTGTATCCAATTACCTGGTGGCGACCGATCAGGCAATTGCTGATAAACACGATGAGTTACAGGATTTTAGCCAGCGATTATCCAGAGCCAGAATCTGGGGGTTACAACACCCGGAAGCTTATTCTCAAACCATCAGCCGGATTCTGGGTATCCCGGAAAACGTCGCATTAAGTAAGGTAAAACGTGAAGACAACTCACCGGTGAGCAATTTTAACCTGCTGATCGCCCGTCAACAGGCGGCAATAGATACCTTCACTCAAAGTGGCCTGATTAAGCCAGGTCTGAAAGCCAGGAGTTTACTCAGTGCCGGATTTTTTACAGCGTCAAAGGGACTCCAGCCATGA
- a CDS encoding LysR family transcriptional regulator has translation MPSYAPDWDDIRFFLNVARSQSLTKTSAQLNVSQSTVSRRIQSLEQRLQVRLFTRHQSGYYLTESGSALLQYAEQTEESILQLESHLTGTDRRPEGTVRLATTDLLASQLIIPALPEFMHQYPRIRLEIITGISEVSMSRHDADLALRMVRPQQNSLKVRRAGEIPWSVLGHQEYLNSYPSESQWQFICWDSAWDHLPSARWVSEHFPHNESALITTSLNHQIAAANAGLGVAVLPDFVTRHYSQLQAADGRQQIYRETVWMVSHGDLLESARVRAVADFLLAVMATG, from the coding sequence ATGCCATCTTACGCCCCTGACTGGGATGATATCCGTTTTTTTCTTAATGTTGCCCGCAGCCAGAGCCTGACCAAAACTTCAGCCCAACTCAATGTCAGCCAGTCTACGGTGTCAAGAAGGATCCAGTCTCTGGAACAACGCTTACAGGTCCGGTTGTTCACCCGCCACCAGTCCGGCTACTATCTGACCGAATCAGGGAGTGCGCTGTTACAATATGCTGAGCAGACCGAAGAGAGCATTCTGCAGCTGGAAAGTCATCTGACCGGCACTGACCGCCGGCCCGAAGGCACCGTCCGGCTGGCCACTACCGATCTACTGGCCAGCCAGCTGATTATTCCGGCATTACCGGAATTTATGCACCAGTATCCCCGTATCAGGCTGGAGATAATCACCGGTATTTCTGAGGTTTCTATGTCCCGGCATGATGCAGACCTGGCATTAAGGATGGTAAGGCCACAACAAAACTCACTGAAAGTGCGGCGCGCCGGGGAAATTCCCTGGTCGGTACTGGGGCATCAGGAGTATCTGAATAGCTATCCGTCAGAGTCGCAGTGGCAATTTATTTGCTGGGACAGTGCGTGGGATCATCTGCCATCAGCCCGTTGGGTCAGTGAACATTTCCCCCACAATGAGTCAGCGCTGATCACCACCAGCCTGAACCATCAGATAGCCGCTGCCAATGCCGGGCTGGGTGTGGCAGTACTCCCGGACTTTGTGACCCGACACTATTCTCAGTTACAGGCAGCTGATGGCAGACAACAGATTTATCGTGAAACGGTATGGATGGTGAGTCATGGCGATTTGCTGGAATCAGCCCGTGTTCGTGCAGTGGCAGATTTTCTGTTGGCGGTAATGGCGACTGGCTAG
- a CDS encoding GMC family oxidoreductase, with translation MQNKYDVIIIGSGAAGCVAAGYLAENTRLSVAVIEAGSTDKDPMIHIPAGYGQILAKDHHVWPYDTIPQHGSVRRFRMGKVVGGGTSVNAMCYVRGQKRDFDSWYQASGNDSDWSFESLWQTFISQEKNDTFHNQHHGIDGNLAVQLPKGINSLNQYCMKAFQEYGLPYNADYNGDSQVGVSPVQSNVADQKRCSAYVAHLKRHVDSGRVELLTDMAVARVILEGKRATGVEVITSNQTQKISASHVILSAGAVQSPKILMHSGIGPEQQLSQFNIPVKVNLPGVGENLHDHPIIPVSAYVKGVLGYQNAALGFGTVKAGMRYYITKDGPASGNGIETVSYWNPDQLDAEPTVQCYHEPIISTNGLSPTGSRSGVTFALVVLQPRSRGSVRLADADPLSMPLIDPNFIGDDYDLDIGIKAVKSIREVMKQQSLAPVLEEELMPGDGVKTDEQIAEFVKAVATTMWHPVGTCRMGLDEMSVVDANLQVHGVDNLHVMDASVMPNITSGNTNAPTQALALVGIRRWVKRYAQA, from the coding sequence ATGCAAAACAAATATGATGTAATTATTATCGGAAGTGGCGCCGCGGGTTGTGTTGCCGCAGGCTATCTCGCAGAAAATACCCGGTTATCCGTTGCCGTTATTGAAGCCGGTAGCACGGATAAAGATCCGATGATTCATATTCCCGCCGGTTACGGACAAATTCTGGCGAAAGATCACCATGTCTGGCCTTATGACACCATACCTCAGCATGGGTCCGTCAGACGTTTCAGAATGGGTAAAGTCGTCGGTGGCGGCACCTCTGTAAACGCGATGTGCTACGTGCGGGGACAGAAACGGGATTTTGACAGCTGGTACCAGGCCAGTGGTAATGACAGTGACTGGTCTTTTGAATCACTGTGGCAGACGTTTATCAGCCAGGAAAAAAATGACACCTTCCACAACCAGCATCATGGTATCGACGGTAATCTGGCGGTACAACTGCCGAAGGGAATTAACAGCCTGAATCAGTACTGCATGAAGGCGTTCCAGGAATATGGCCTTCCCTACAATGCTGACTACAATGGCGACAGCCAGGTCGGTGTTTCACCGGTGCAGAGCAATGTCGCCGATCAGAAGCGTTGCAGTGCTTATGTCGCTCACCTTAAACGCCATGTGGATTCCGGTCGGGTTGAACTGTTGACAGATATGGCCGTAGCGCGGGTAATTCTGGAAGGAAAACGGGCCACCGGCGTCGAAGTGATAACCAGTAATCAGACACAGAAAATCTCAGCCAGCCATGTCATTCTGTCAGCCGGTGCGGTGCAGTCACCGAAAATTCTGATGCATTCAGGAATTGGCCCGGAACAACAACTCTCTCAGTTCAATATTCCGGTTAAAGTTAACCTGCCAGGTGTGGGTGAGAACCTGCATGACCACCCTATTATCCCTGTCAGCGCCTATGTGAAAGGCGTGCTCGGTTACCAGAATGCCGCGCTTGGTTTTGGCACGGTCAAAGCCGGTATGCGTTATTACATCACCAAAGACGGTCCCGCTTCCGGTAACGGTATCGAAACTGTTTCGTACTGGAATCCGGACCAGCTCGATGCCGAGCCTACTGTGCAGTGTTATCACGAGCCAATTATTTCGACTAACGGACTCAGCCCGACCGGCAGCCGTTCCGGGGTCACATTCGCACTGGTTGTACTACAACCGCGCAGCAGAGGTTCTGTCCGCCTCGCCGATGCAGATCCATTATCCATGCCGCTGATTGACCCGAATTTTATCGGCGATGACTATGATTTAGATATCGGAATTAAAGCTGTTAAATCGATTCGTGAAGTGATGAAACAGCAATCTCTGGCCCCGGTGCTGGAAGAAGAGCTGATGCCTGGTGACGGGGTAAAAACCGATGAACAGATTGCTGAATTTGTTAAAGCAGTCGCCACCACCATGTGGCATCCGGTAGGTACCTGCCGGATGGGACTGGACGAGATGTCAGTCGTGGATGCCAACCTGCAGGTGCATGGTGTCGATAATTTGCATGTGATGGATGCTTCTGTCATGCCGAATATCACCAGCGGTAATACCAACGCACCCACCCAGGCCCTGGCATTAGTCGGTATCAGGCGCTGGGTGAAACGTTACGCTCAGGCCTGA
- a CDS encoding hydroxypyruvate isomerase family protein, with amino-acid sequence MIRIAANLTMLYNEYDFFDRFAVAAEDGFHAVEFFFPYHWPAEKIGQALDKHHLQLVLFNMPLGDWDAGDRGFAGQAGRVAEYQQAVSLARDYGRQLQPPRINCPSGPAEDTPESMNTLKQNFEYAAESLKAEGIRMVVEPINHNDVPGALLSGTEQTVRFLDSVNSDNLRVQYDLYHSLRAGEDPFKVLPAFIDRIDHIQIADVPGRHQPGTGAVDFDKLFSLLEQLNYQGWISMEYHPQGDTRESFLQLREMGLLPR; translated from the coding sequence ATGATTCGCATAGCCGCTAATCTGACCATGCTCTATAACGAATATGATTTTTTTGACCGCTTTGCCGTGGCCGCGGAAGATGGATTTCATGCCGTAGAGTTCTTTTTTCCTTACCACTGGCCGGCAGAGAAAATCGGCCAGGCACTGGATAAACATCACCTGCAGCTGGTGTTATTCAATATGCCGCTGGGTGACTGGGATGCCGGAGATCGGGGATTCGCCGGTCAGGCAGGGAGGGTGGCTGAATATCAGCAGGCGGTCAGTCTGGCGCGGGACTATGGACGGCAGTTACAACCGCCGCGGATCAATTGTCCGTCTGGTCCGGCCGAAGATACCCCTGAGTCCATGAATACCCTGAAGCAGAACTTTGAATATGCGGCTGAGAGCCTGAAAGCGGAAGGGATCCGCATGGTGGTGGAACCGATAAACCATAACGATGTTCCCGGCGCTTTATTATCGGGTACCGAACAAACAGTACGTTTTCTGGACTCTGTGAATTCTGACAATCTGCGGGTTCAGTACGACCTTTATCATTCGCTGCGTGCCGGGGAAGACCCGTTTAAAGTGTTACCGGCCTTTATTGACCGGATAGATCACATCCAGATCGCCGATGTTCCTGGCCGTCATCAGCCGGGTACCGGAGCTGTGGATTTTGACAAACTGTTTTCTCTGCTTGAACAGCTTAACTATCAGGGCTGGATCAGCATGGAATACCATCCACAGGGTGATACCCGGGAAAGTTTCTTGCAGCTCAGAGAAATGGGGTTGCTACCACGCTGA
- a CDS encoding alpha/beta fold hydrolase, producing the protein MQTTTSQDFSASRQVTENWFSAFAAGDIARLTQLLCEDVVWHVDGDPGVSTAGLLQGRNKVVAWLRSFPQNFLAREFVISHYYGDHENVLAVGRFRHTILSTGQTVGSDMVIRFTVRGQQISRYQIYEDSLLLKQAFTVQPQPVHQQVRINGTVYRYLDIGEGPILLFAHGLFLGGQAFRAQYSGLSQNYRCIVIDMPGHGQSGHSPSGWTLDDIAEDLALMIEELFQQPVTFIGQSQGGMAGIRLAARFPQRIQRMILLGTSAREEPADRMAVWQQRREILHSGTQQQRSQLFTSLQQTLNSSRWLENSPHEALEERQLMLQQDPQAMALAATAAVFTRGDIRPLLADIRVPVLVICGEKDPATPPELSIEIADTLPSGELALLPETGHHPMLESAEQVTGLIRQFLSKTDH; encoded by the coding sequence ATGCAGACAACAACATCACAGGATTTTTCTGCCAGTCGTCAGGTAACAGAAAACTGGTTCAGTGCTTTTGCCGCAGGAGATATTGCCAGACTGACACAATTGCTCTGTGAAGATGTGGTATGGCATGTGGACGGGGATCCCGGGGTCAGTACCGCAGGATTATTACAGGGTAGAAATAAGGTCGTCGCATGGCTCAGGAGCTTCCCACAAAACTTTCTCGCCAGAGAGTTTGTGATTAGCCATTACTATGGTGACCATGAAAATGTTCTGGCGGTAGGTCGCTTCCGGCACACTATTCTTTCCACCGGGCAAACTGTTGGCAGCGATATGGTGATCCGCTTTACTGTCAGAGGACAGCAGATATCCCGTTATCAGATCTATGAAGATTCTCTGTTGCTGAAACAGGCATTCACTGTACAGCCACAACCAGTGCATCAGCAGGTGCGGATTAATGGCACCGTGTATCGTTATCTGGATATCGGGGAAGGGCCAATACTGCTGTTTGCACACGGACTGTTTCTGGGCGGGCAGGCTTTCCGCGCACAATATTCCGGACTAAGTCAAAACTACCGCTGCATAGTGATTGATATGCCAGGGCACGGGCAGAGTGGCCACTCGCCGTCAGGCTGGACCCTCGATGATATTGCCGAAGATTTGGCTCTGATGATTGAGGAGCTATTTCAGCAGCCCGTCACTTTTATTGGTCAGAGTCAGGGAGGAATGGCAGGGATACGGCTGGCGGCACGTTTTCCTCAACGGATACAGCGCATGATCCTGTTGGGGACCAGTGCCCGCGAGGAGCCTGCAGACAGAATGGCTGTCTGGCAGCAACGGCGCGAGATTTTGCACAGTGGAACGCAACAACAACGCAGTCAATTGTTTACCAGCCTTCAACAGACGTTGAACAGCTCCCGCTGGCTGGAGAATTCACCGCATGAGGCTCTGGAAGAACGGCAATTAATGCTGCAACAGGACCCACAGGCGATGGCGCTGGCAGCCACCGCAGCAGTATTTACCCGTGGAGATATACGACCGTTGCTGGCTGATATTAGGGTACCGGTACTGGTCATCTGTGGTGAAAAAGACCCTGCGACGCCACCGGAACTCAGTATAGAGATTGCAGATACACTGCCATCAGGTGAGCTGGCTCTGTTGCCTGAGACCGGGCATCACCCAATGCTGGAATCCGCAGAGCAGGTCACGGGGCTTATCCGGCAGTTTCTCAGTAAAACTGACCACTAA
- a CDS encoding NtaA/DmoA family FMN-dependent monooxygenase (This protein belongs to a clade of FMN-dependent monooxygenases, within a broader family of flavin-dependent oxidoreductases, the luciferase-like monooxygenase (LMM) family, some of whose members use coenzyme F420 rather than FMN.), producing the protein MMNLALYLDAGIHQGGWRYPQAARDNGSRWPLLRNIALRAEAAKLDMVFIADKLAIDDIYGGDLSATVRSRPQGWSEPLTLLAALAAVTTQIGLGGTVSSSYSLPYTVARQLANIDHISEGRAAWNVVTSVSDAEARNYGRSQHYSHSERYRRAAEFIPLVRQLWDSFAADAVVNDQQNALFANPERFRYLHHHSEWFSVRGPLNIPRPPQGYPVTIQAGVSDEFIDLAAHFAEVMFVVQPDLQRAASFCQRIKQKVALAGRQPQHARILPGLVPVIAETRAAAKEKKHHLDSLITVDSALSFMSASMNHDLGRYPVDQPVPDIRDFITGSKGRFNFVISQALEQRLTLGEMALRYAESLSFPSPAGTADEIAAMMTEWYQAGACDGFVILPAYLETDGNLFLDEVVPRLQRSGVFRKEYPGKTLRDTLGLNVPENPFFP; encoded by the coding sequence ATGATGAACCTTGCGTTATATCTCGATGCGGGTATCCACCAGGGCGGATGGCGCTATCCACAGGCAGCCAGGGATAACGGCAGTCGCTGGCCGTTACTGCGCAATATTGCATTGCGTGCAGAAGCAGCAAAACTGGATATGGTGTTTATTGCAGATAAGTTGGCCATTGATGATATCTATGGCGGTGACCTGTCAGCAACCGTCAGAAGCCGGCCCCAGGGATGGTCGGAACCGTTGACTCTGCTGGCTGCACTGGCGGCGGTCACTACGCAAATCGGACTCGGTGGCACCGTCTCATCCTCATATTCTCTGCCTTATACCGTGGCTCGCCAACTGGCAAATATTGACCATATCAGCGAAGGCCGGGCTGCCTGGAATGTAGTGACTTCGGTCAGCGATGCCGAGGCACGTAATTACGGACGTTCACAACACTATTCACACAGCGAACGCTACCGGCGTGCCGCCGAATTTATCCCTCTGGTCCGTCAATTGTGGGACAGTTTCGCCGCCGATGCGGTAGTTAATGACCAGCAAAATGCGTTGTTTGCTAATCCGGAACGCTTTCGTTATCTGCATCATCACAGTGAATGGTTTAGTGTCCGTGGACCATTGAATATCCCACGGCCGCCGCAGGGCTACCCGGTCACCATTCAGGCGGGAGTGTCTGATGAATTCATTGATCTTGCCGCACACTTTGCCGAGGTAATGTTCGTCGTACAACCGGATCTGCAACGAGCAGCCAGTTTCTGTCAGCGGATTAAGCAGAAAGTGGCGCTGGCCGGACGTCAGCCACAGCATGCGCGCATTTTACCCGGTCTGGTTCCGGTGATTGCAGAAACACGCGCGGCAGCGAAGGAGAAAAAGCATCATCTTGATTCTCTGATCACGGTGGATTCTGCGTTGAGTTTTATGTCCGCCAGCATGAATCATGATCTGGGACGCTATCCGGTTGACCAACCCGTGCCGGATATTCGTGATTTTATCACCGGCAGCAAAGGCCGGTTTAATTTTGTGATCAGTCAGGCACTTGAACAGCGACTGACCTTAGGGGAAATGGCGCTACGTTATGCAGAAAGCCTGTCATTCCCGTCCCCGGCAGGTACCGCTGACGAAATTGCGGCAATGATGACAGAATGGTATCAGGCCGGAGCCTGTGATGGTTTTGTGATCCTACCCGCTTATCTGGAAACTGACGGCAACCTGTTCCTGGACGAGGTTGTTCCCAGACTGCAACGGTCCGGTGTTTTCCGTAAGGAATACCCTGGCAAAACCTTGCGCGATACACTGGGACTGAACGTACCGGAAAACCCCTTTTTCCCGTAA
- a CDS encoding GNAT family N-acetyltransferase, which yields MNHGYFRRYVLITDDEIPKIVGFYTLSGSSFERDSLPTKSQQKEIPYSNAPAITLGRLAIDISLQGNGYGAVLVAHAIKVVSKASDAVGIHGMFVDALNEAARKLYRQLGFTELKSPNDNSLFISTSSIKLLYP from the coding sequence TTGAATCACGGGTACTTTCGCAGATATGTCCTTATAACCGATGACGAGATACCAAAGATTGTCGGCTTCTATACACTTTCAGGCAGCAGTTTTGAGCGCGACTCTTTGCCAACCAAAAGCCAGCAAAAGGAGATCCCTTATTCTAATGCTCCGGCTATCACTCTGGGCAGGTTGGCAATAGACATATCGCTTCAGGGAAATGGCTACGGGGCGGTACTTGTTGCCCATGCAATAAAAGTTGTGTCAAAAGCTTCTGATGCGGTCGGCATACACGGTATGTTTGTTGATGCTTTGAATGAAGCAGCAAGAAAATTGTACCGCCAGTTGGGTTTTACCGAACTTAAATCGCCCAATGACAATTCACTCTTCATCTCAACTTCATCCATAAAACTACTTTATCCCTAA
- a CDS encoding helix-turn-helix transcriptional regulator, with protein MQENQLTQFLANAYGLQLTGDPQETAPDAFHKLQFTQTPAGIFSQIEAFRPTLGPSQNHPHKEQLIFKLVTRGNIRIRNASGEYWLPDGSLSLLTQQRNFEESFISPTSLLVIGCDSALCQRVLPLLRKSGGHSTTPEPQDFIWLQSLIRQYLSNHQFLSPGLSAISSQSIITTLCEMLLNGPQKNTNPQLARQRTISEIREFISDNLHDPALDGEMIAAHMRLSVNYMNRLLHSEQLSLMKWVWQLRLEEARRLLNSPAMQHLQLAEIAWNCGFASQSHFSHAFKKHFGISPKQMRTDGPQLSQLTQGHRPDRTLV; from the coding sequence ATGCAGGAGAACCAGTTAACGCAGTTTTTAGCTAATGCTTACGGACTGCAGCTCACCGGTGACCCACAGGAAACCGCGCCGGATGCCTTCCATAAACTGCAGTTTACCCAAACCCCTGCGGGTATCTTTTCGCAGATAGAGGCGTTTCGCCCGACTCTCGGCCCAAGCCAGAACCATCCGCACAAAGAACAGTTAATTTTCAAACTGGTGACACGCGGGAATATTCGTATTCGTAATGCCAGTGGCGAGTACTGGTTACCGGATGGTTCTTTGTCGTTGCTGACTCAACAGCGTAATTTTGAAGAGAGTTTTATCTCCCCGACCTCGTTACTGGTGATTGGATGCGACAGTGCCTTGTGCCAACGGGTTCTGCCTTTGCTACGCAAAAGCGGCGGCCACAGTACCACACCTGAACCGCAAGATTTTATCTGGCTGCAGTCACTGATCCGCCAGTATCTGAGCAATCATCAGTTTCTCAGTCCCGGCTTGTCAGCCATCAGTAGCCAGTCAATTATCACCACACTCTGCGAAATGTTGTTGAATGGTCCGCAGAAAAACACCAATCCGCAACTGGCACGACAACGTACTATTAGTGAGATTCGTGAATTTATCAGTGATAATCTGCATGACCCGGCATTAGACGGTGAGATGATCGCCGCCCATATGAGACTGAGCGTTAACTATATGAATCGTCTGCTGCACAGCGAGCAACTGTCTCTGATGAAATGGGTGTGGCAGCTGCGTCTGGAGGAAGCCAGACGGTTACTGAACAGCCCTGCCATGCAGCATTTGCAGCTGGCAGAAATTGCCTGGAATTGTGGTTTTGCCAGTCAGTCCCATTTCTCTCATGCGTTTAAAAAGCATTTTGGCATCAGCCCGAAACAGATGCGGACCGATGGCCCGCAACTGTCACAGTTAACTCAGGGTCACCGTCCTGACAGAACGCTGGTGTGA